The Paenibacillus sophorae genome has a segment encoding these proteins:
- a CDS encoding DMT family transporter, with the protein MKMTKSMANVLLLSISLLWGSGFVVTKIALDANASAGFINFFRGSLFVVLVLVFFNKKIFKMTFKEFKIGLIAGLLNFGGYLTQTIGVKYTTPSNNAFISATYVVIVPFIAWIIYRKQLQVKSFISISLCMLGMGILTGVLDQALTINKGDAYSLLCALFYAGSIVYLSYGARTTDVSIVAFMLAAVQAIGGLVFFLCVEREQLAEINWSAAIIPLLYIGIMCSFVAQTIQILAQKHTSATSAGLIMMLEGVFGSVFSVAFGFEAFTINLFIGGMLIMLSLILMEADFQQLWIKILSSAKGRMTKAERRRVG; encoded by the coding sequence ATGAAAATGACAAAATCCATGGCAAATGTCCTGCTGTTGTCCATTTCTTTACTTTGGGGTTCCGGATTTGTGGTAACCAAAATAGCCCTGGACGCAAACGCGTCTGCAGGATTCATTAACTTTTTTCGGGGCTCTCTCTTTGTTGTTCTCGTGCTTGTTTTCTTTAATAAGAAAATATTTAAAATGACCTTTAAGGAATTTAAAATCGGTTTAATTGCCGGATTGCTTAATTTTGGCGGATACCTTACGCAAACCATTGGCGTCAAGTACACCACTCCATCGAATAATGCCTTTATTTCAGCGACATATGTGGTAATTGTACCTTTTATAGCCTGGATTATATATCGAAAGCAGCTCCAAGTAAAAAGTTTTATTTCCATTTCTTTATGTATGCTTGGTATGGGAATACTAACAGGAGTATTAGACCAAGCATTAACTATAAATAAAGGTGATGCATACTCTCTTCTTTGTGCGCTGTTTTATGCCGGCTCGATTGTATATCTCAGCTATGGAGCAAGAACAACGGATGTTAGTATTGTGGCTTTTATGCTTGCAGCGGTACAAGCTATCGGCGGATTGGTTTTTTTCCTCTGTGTAGAGAGAGAACAGCTTGCAGAAATCAATTGGTCAGCTGCCATAATTCCATTGCTATATATAGGAATCATGTGTTCATTTGTTGCTCAAACGATTCAAATTTTAGCACAAAAGCATACTTCTGCGACATCTGCCGGACTGATTATGATGCTTGAAGGCGTTTTTGGAAGTGTTTTTTCAGTTGCTTTTGGTTTTGAGGCATTCACAATTAATCTGTTTATTGGAGGAATGCTTATTATGCTTTCTCTTATTCTTATGGAAGCCGATTTCCAGCAGTTGTGGATCAAGATTCTCAGCAGCGCTAAAGGCCGAATGACAAAGGCGGAGCGCAGGAGGGTCGGGTAA
- the lepB gene encoding signal peptidase I, whose amino-acid sequence MNKLTKLIKDWVPTLLIAIVLSLLIRSYVAEAMSVPTESMVPTIQVGDRLIVEKMLWATSLKHGDIVVFHPPVEGETKLYVKRLIGLPGDIVQIKDGALYRNGATVDEPYLSVKMDYSFGPVTVPEDHYFFLGDNRNISFDAHLWDTPFVSKDKLIGKVVLEIPLHKLRD is encoded by the coding sequence ATGAACAAACTCACCAAACTGATTAAAGATTGGGTACCCACCCTGCTGATTGCTATTGTCCTTTCTTTGCTAATTCGCAGCTATGTCGCCGAAGCGATGAGCGTTCCGACAGAGTCGATGGTTCCGACTATTCAGGTGGGAGACCGGCTGATTGTGGAGAAAATGCTGTGGGCCACCTCGCTGAAGCATGGAGACATCGTCGTGTTCCATCCTCCCGTCGAGGGTGAGACGAAGCTGTATGTTAAGCGGCTGATCGGACTGCCGGGAGATATTGTGCAGATTAAGGACGGCGCGCTGTACCGCAATGGGGCCACGGTGGATGAGCCTTACCTTAGCGTAAAGATGGATTACTCCTTCGGGCCGGTTACGGTTCCGGAAGATCATTATTTTTTTCTGGGAGATAACCGGAATATCAGCTTCGACGCTCATTTATGGGATACGCCCTTCGTCTCGAAGGATAAGCTGATCGGCAAAGTCGTGCTGGAGATTCCCCTTCATAAGCTGCGGGATTGA
- a CDS encoding YcnI family protein — protein MKTIFRKLWIISAPMLGALLLFAATASAHVTIAPAQSAAGAWETYTLKVPSEKDSPTVELDLRIPEGAQFMQYEPVSGWDVTVDGNKVTWKATGAGIEPGQFQRFTFTVKNPAAPGDIAWNAYQHYSDGTLVQWSGEEGSETPHAVTSITEASGAEGDHHHSGMSEDHSAADGADHSSMSDHDAMEEIPSSTSVSPLVYAAFVISLLALALSLIGLIRRRRA, from the coding sequence TTGAAAACGATATTCCGCAAACTATGGATTATATCCGCCCCGATGCTTGGCGCACTGCTTCTGTTCGCCGCCACGGCGAGCGCCCATGTTACCATCGCTCCGGCGCAGTCGGCAGCGGGCGCATGGGAGACCTACACGCTGAAAGTGCCATCGGAAAAAGACTCGCCGACCGTTGAATTGGATCTTCGCATCCCGGAGGGTGCGCAGTTTATGCAGTACGAGCCGGTTTCGGGCTGGGACGTTACAGTAGATGGAAACAAGGTCACTTGGAAGGCGACCGGCGCCGGCATTGAGCCGGGGCAGTTCCAGCGTTTTACCTTTACTGTCAAAAATCCCGCCGCCCCAGGCGACATTGCCTGGAATGCTTACCAGCATTATAGTGACGGAACCCTCGTTCAGTGGTCCGGCGAGGAGGGGAGCGAGACTCCGCATGCGGTGACGTCCATTACGGAGGCGAGCGGAGCGGAAGGCGATCACCATCATTCCGGCATGAGCGAAGATCACTCCGCTGCGGATGGCGCTGATCATTCTTCGATGAGCGATCACGATGCGATGGAAGAAATTCCCTCCTCTACATCCGTATCGCCGCTGGTGTATGCTGCTTTTGTTATTTCGCTGCTTGCCCTTGCGTTGTCGCTGATCGGTTTGATCAGGCGGCGGCGCGCATAA
- a CDS encoding ABC transporter substrate-binding protein, giving the protein MKLHGQYMRLRAHYGSTDEVSATLDELAAILGCTHRNVLNILGKMARQGWVAWTPSRGRGRRSLLSFIASRDDIAVQSMMQAMERRDAVSAAMEQIRSHAGVSALQDTLQSWLLAYSGHHAEMRKDRVIDTLRLPIRQPLYTIDPLHMNLLAESFVSSHVFDGLVRRGAGSEEVLPGIAHAWETDETRTNWTFYLRKEVLLHNGAILDASDVVYSFSRLTRTPQGRLYSFILRDILEVRALNPRTVSIRLKAPNELFLSFLCTSRAAVVPREPERTGESRLVHKPVGTGPFKIAELNREFCVLEAFPHYFQGRAHLDRVEILHVPWDAEPPVADSGSPFHIIQNPLPEESASLSRTHTETSVRKFITCNTKKAGPLSDPAVRAEILSCLDGINEPDGGIGATGPDETANRAVLSGRSGSHHLSAAGKTASFRGLSLRIATIPQYAADAELVAMRLARRGISAAIVSVPPEEFKGQVRMESDLILFSLVRDRDEQLRLFDLYQTLAEHVTPQIRSEIEAGLNLIAREPDYTARAEAFRRIEDRLIQERELHILFEKPVETAYLPSVRGVRFNSQGWIDLRHVWFPQQ; this is encoded by the coding sequence ATGAAGCTGCACGGACAATATATGCGGCTGCGCGCCCATTACGGCAGCACGGATGAAGTCTCCGCCACTCTGGACGAGCTTGCCGCGATACTCGGCTGCACACACCGGAACGTCCTGAATATTCTGGGCAAAATGGCGCGCCAGGGCTGGGTGGCCTGGACGCCAAGCCGGGGGCGGGGACGCCGTTCCCTTCTGAGCTTTATAGCATCCCGGGACGATATCGCTGTCCAGTCGATGATGCAGGCCATGGAACGTCGGGACGCCGTATCGGCCGCAATGGAACAGATCCGTTCCCATGCGGGAGTCTCGGCGCTTCAGGATACGCTGCAAAGCTGGCTGCTGGCCTACTCCGGCCACCACGCTGAAATGCGCAAGGACCGCGTAATCGATACGCTCCGTCTGCCCATCCGCCAGCCTCTCTATACGATTGATCCCCTGCACATGAACCTGCTCGCCGAATCCTTTGTCTCCAGCCATGTATTTGATGGGCTTGTCCGCAGAGGAGCGGGCAGCGAGGAAGTCCTCCCAGGCATTGCGCATGCCTGGGAGACCGACGAGACGCGAACGAACTGGACCTTTTATCTCCGCAAGGAAGTGCTCCTGCATAACGGCGCCATCCTTGACGCGAGCGATGTCGTCTACTCCTTCTCCCGCTTGACCCGGACGCCCCAGGGCAGACTGTACAGCTTTATTTTGCGGGATATTCTTGAAGTTAGGGCGCTGAATCCGCGGACGGTCAGCATCAGGCTCAAGGCCCCGAACGAGCTGTTTCTTTCGTTCCTGTGCACAAGCCGGGCAGCCGTTGTCCCACGCGAGCCGGAGCGGACCGGGGAAAGCCGCCTCGTCCACAAGCCGGTCGGAACCGGACCGTTCAAAATTGCGGAACTGAATAGGGAATTTTGCGTGCTGGAGGCTTTTCCGCATTATTTTCAGGGAAGGGCGCATCTGGACCGGGTGGAAATCTTACATGTTCCTTGGGATGCGGAACCGCCTGTGGCGGACTCGGGTTCTCCTTTTCACATCATTCAGAATCCCCTGCCGGAAGAATCGGCTTCGCTCAGCCGGACTCACACTGAGACTTCCGTCCGCAAGTTCATTACCTGCAACACCAAAAAAGCGGGACCGCTGAGCGATCCCGCCGTCAGGGCGGAGATTCTGTCTTGTCTTGACGGAATTAACGAACCGGACGGTGGCATAGGCGCTACAGGTCCGGATGAAACCGCAAATCGTGCCGTCCTTTCCGGCCGCTCCGGTTCTCACCATCTTTCCGCTGCCGGAAAGACCGCTTCCTTTCGTGGGCTGTCCCTGCGGATTGCCACGATTCCGCAGTATGCAGCGGACGCCGAACTCGTCGCCATGAGACTGGCGCGGCGAGGTATTTCGGCGGCTATCGTCTCCGTACCGCCCGAAGAGTTCAAGGGACAGGTCCGGATGGAATCCGACTTGATCCTGTTCTCCCTCGTGCGCGACCGCGACGAGCAGCTGAGGCTGTTCGACCTGTATCAGACGCTGGCAGAGCATGTCACGCCGCAGATCAGGTCGGAGATCGAGGCCGGGCTTAATTTGATCGCTCGCGAGCCTGACTACACGGCAAGAGCCGAGGCATTCCGCCGAATCGAAGACCGGCTGATACAGGAGCGCGAGCTGCATATTTTGTTCGAAAAACCGGTGGAAACCGCCTACCTGCCGTCCGTCCGGGGAGTCCGGTTCAACAGCCAGGGCTGGATCGATCTGCGGCATGTGTGGTTTCCGCAGCAGTAA
- a CDS encoding sensor histidine kinase: MVCADDGRGFKPGEEVKVFDRFYTGEQCGTGIGLAIAKVVIEGHGGGIKAMNAPDGGAVFNVKLELDSRSGLV, translated from the coding sequence ATTGTCTGCGCCGACGACGGCCGGGGATTCAAGCCCGGTGAAGAGGTTAAGGTATTCGACCGGTTCTATACGGGAGAGCAGTGCGGCACAGGCATCGGGCTCGCAATTGCCAAAGTGGTCATCGAAGGCCACGGAGGCGGCATCAAGGCGATGAACGCGCCGGACGGAGGAGCTGTGTTCAACGTGAAGCTAGAGCTTGATTCCCGGTCCGGTTTAGTCTGA
- a CDS encoding acryloyl-CoA reductase: MSSSFQALFVDNTEPFSVAVKSLSQGDLPAGEVVIKVAYSSVNYKDGLASIPDGNIVKSYPFVPGIDLSGVVESSEDERFVKGQPVLVTGYGLGVSHFGGYSEYARVPADWVVPLPDGLSLKEAMIYGTAGFTAAMSIQALEDNGAAPDQGKVLVTGASGGVGGAAVAMLAGRGYQVVAGTGRTSESEYLKRLGAAEVISRSEIYDPEAKQRPLDKQLWQAAVDPVGGSQLAAILSKIAYRGSVAVSGLTGGTKVPATVLPFILRGVNLLGIDSVLCPADLRLKVWERMAGDLKPADLEALVDREVTLDELPQALADILKSNTRGRVLVKVS; the protein is encoded by the coding sequence ATGTCCTCATCCTTTCAAGCCCTGTTCGTAGACAACACGGAACCATTCAGTGTCGCCGTAAAATCGCTTTCGCAGGGCGATCTGCCCGCAGGAGAAGTGGTGATCAAGGTCGCCTACTCCAGCGTGAATTACAAGGACGGCCTTGCCTCCATTCCGGACGGCAATATCGTTAAATCGTATCCTTTTGTGCCCGGCATTGATTTGTCCGGCGTGGTGGAATCCTCAGAGGATGAACGCTTTGTAAAAGGCCAGCCTGTACTTGTTACCGGGTACGGTCTCGGCGTGTCCCATTTCGGCGGTTACAGCGAATACGCCCGCGTCCCCGCAGACTGGGTCGTTCCGCTGCCGGACGGCCTGTCCTTAAAGGAAGCGATGATTTACGGAACCGCCGGCTTTACGGCGGCGATGTCCATTCAAGCGCTCGAAGATAACGGAGCCGCGCCGGATCAAGGAAAAGTGCTTGTCACGGGCGCATCCGGCGGCGTCGGCGGCGCGGCGGTCGCGATGCTGGCGGGGCGCGGCTATCAGGTCGTTGCCGGGACTGGCCGCACATCAGAGAGCGAATACTTGAAGCGGCTCGGCGCGGCCGAAGTGATCTCAAGAAGCGAAATCTACGACCCCGAAGCCAAGCAAAGACCGCTGGACAAGCAGCTGTGGCAGGCCGCCGTCGATCCGGTGGGCGGAAGTCAGCTCGCGGCTATACTCAGCAAAATAGCGTACCGGGGCTCGGTCGCCGTCAGCGGACTTACAGGCGGCACGAAGGTGCCGGCGACGGTGCTGCCCTTCATTCTGCGTGGTGTAAATCTGCTCGGGATCGACTCCGTCTTGTGCCCAGCCGACCTGCGGCTCAAGGTATGGGAACGGATGGCGGGCGACCTGAAGCCTGCAGATCTGGAAGCCCTTGTCGACCGTGAGGTAACGCTGGATGAACTCCCGCAGGCGCTCGCCGATATTTTGAAATCGAACACGCGCGGCCGGGTGCTGGTGAAAGTGTCTTAA
- a CDS encoding DUF4153 domain-containing protein — translation MNEEVSSGWARSLALPAAGFALAVIHQYLFLDNRYGVSYPLFTVLFYAYMLYFAKDKIRKPAAAGYVGLAYIFLLSLTYGLLANDFFHNLNKLVIPVAILLHLAYMIGDERPAWDRFSLVFSMLDHLIPQSLRQWPRIVDVFKRASGQSEKGGNSRVLGKVLIGLCISFPLLLIVLMLLSSADGVFHSVLSEIPVWLSNVSFVEGFIRTLWSLLLGMFFFGFLRGFLFPHKKEDVPGAWKRPEQESVELPDFRVDSIIAATVLTTVNIVYVLFVCVQFSYLFGGWQGVLPSGETYAEYARRGFFELIMVAGINFIILLGLLLLGTKGTEKLNKAIRGLLYLLAGCSAVMLYSAYTRLALYEEAYGYTTIRFLVHGFMIFLGLLLIATALRISFPRLPLAKYYIVLGAAAYLVMNFIGMDAIIAGNNIARYEASGKLDAAYLFTLSDDAVPRLIEFSRSQNGMLDNGLRQKRWDQVHTNDKWPSFNLSRHRAAAELDQYFGN, via the coding sequence ATGAACGAAGAAGTTTCATCCGGGTGGGCGCGTTCTCTTGCGCTGCCTGCCGCCGGTTTTGCGCTGGCCGTTATTCACCAATATCTGTTCCTCGATAACCGTTACGGCGTGTCGTATCCGCTGTTCACCGTACTTTTTTATGCGTATATGCTGTACTTTGCCAAGGACAAAATCCGGAAACCCGCGGCGGCGGGATATGTCGGTCTGGCCTATATCTTTTTGCTCTCTCTGACCTATGGGCTGCTCGCTAACGATTTTTTTCATAATTTGAACAAGCTTGTCATCCCGGTGGCGATCCTGCTTCATCTGGCTTATATGATCGGCGACGAAAGACCGGCGTGGGACCGCTTCTCCCTGGTCTTCAGCATGTTGGACCATCTGATTCCGCAGAGTCTGCGGCAGTGGCCCCGGATCGTTGATGTCTTCAAGAGAGCCTCGGGACAATCGGAGAAAGGGGGGAACAGCCGGGTTCTCGGCAAGGTGCTGATCGGTCTCTGTATTTCCTTCCCGCTGCTGCTGATCGTGCTCATGCTGCTGTCTTCGGCGGACGGTGTGTTTCACAGCGTGCTGTCGGAAATCCCGGTCTGGCTGAGCAATGTATCGTTTGTGGAAGGCTTCATCCGGACGCTGTGGTCGCTGCTGCTCGGGATGTTCTTCTTCGGTTTTCTGCGGGGATTTCTGTTTCCCCATAAAAAAGAGGATGTACCGGGAGCATGGAAACGGCCGGAGCAGGAATCCGTGGAGCTTCCCGATTTTCGAGTAGATTCGATCATTGCCGCGACCGTCTTGACTACGGTTAACATCGTATATGTGCTGTTTGTTTGTGTGCAGTTCTCTTATCTGTTCGGCGGCTGGCAGGGCGTGCTGCCCTCGGGTGAAACTTATGCCGAATATGCCCGCAGGGGATTTTTCGAGCTGATCATGGTGGCGGGTATCAATTTTATCATTCTGCTCGGGCTGCTGCTGCTTGGCACCAAGGGAACGGAGAAGCTGAACAAAGCGATTCGCGGGCTGCTCTATCTTCTGGCGGGCTGTTCGGCGGTGATGCTGTATTCGGCCTATACCCGGCTGGCTCTCTACGAAGAGGCTTACGGCTATACGACGATCCGGTTTCTCGTGCACGGCTTTATGATTTTTCTTGGGCTGCTGCTGATCGCGACGGCGCTGCGCATCAGCTTTCCGCGTCTTCCTTTGGCAAAATACTATATTGTGCTGGGTGCGGCGGCCTACCTGGTCATGAACTTTATCGGGATGGACGCCATTATTGCAGGTAACAATATTGCGAGGTATGAAGCGAGCGGCAAGCTTGATGCGGCTTACCTGTTTACGCTGTCGGATGACGCGGTTCCGCGGCTTATCGAGTTCAGCCGTAGCCAGAACGGAATGCTGGATAACGGCCTGCGGCAGAAGCGCTGGGATCAGGTACATACGAATGACAAGTGGCCTTCCTTCAACCTGTCCCGTCACAGGGCGGCGGCGGAACTGGATCAGTATTTTGGCAATTAA
- the cysK gene encoding cysteine synthase A has protein sequence MSTRVVNNITELIGDTPVVRLNRLTGPNDAELYVKLERFNPSGSVKDRAAYNLILQAEKDGLLKPGGTIIEPTSGNTGIGLAMNAAAKGYRAIMVMPDNMTKERINLLKAYGAEVVLTPAAERMPGAIAKALEIGKETPGSFIPQQFENKANPDIHRTTTAVEILDQMRGNLDAFVATSGTGGTITGTGETLRAHLPDLRILVVEPKGSPVLSGGEPGPHKLVGTSPGFVPSILNTEVYDEIVQVSDEDALSTVRAMAAKEGILIGPSGGAAVWTAMREAERLGSGKRVLCIAPDSGERYLSMGIF, from the coding sequence ATGTCAACGAGAGTAGTAAACAATATTACGGAGCTGATCGGAGATACTCCGGTTGTTCGTCTGAACCGTCTAACCGGGCCGAATGATGCGGAGCTGTATGTTAAGCTTGAGCGGTTCAATCCGAGCGGCAGCGTCAAGGACCGGGCGGCGTATAATCTGATTCTGCAGGCCGAGAAGGATGGGCTGCTGAAACCGGGCGGCACCATTATCGAGCCGACGAGCGGCAATACGGGAATCGGACTGGCGATGAATGCGGCGGCGAAGGGCTACCGTGCCATAATGGTCATGCCGGACAATATGACGAAGGAACGGATCAATCTGCTTAAGGCGTACGGAGCCGAAGTAGTGCTTACGCCGGCCGCCGAGCGGATGCCGGGAGCCATCGCCAAGGCGCTGGAGATCGGAAAAGAAACGCCAGGAAGTTTTATCCCGCAGCAGTTCGAGAACAAGGCCAATCCCGACATCCACCGCACGACGACAGCGGTCGAGATTCTGGATCAAATGCGGGGTAATCTGGACGCATTCGTTGCGACATCGGGTACCGGCGGCACCATTACGGGTACGGGAGAGACGCTGCGGGCGCATCTGCCCGATCTGCGCATTCTTGTGGTTGAGCCGAAGGGATCGCCTGTATTGTCCGGCGGTGAGCCGGGTCCGCATAAGCTGGTCGGCACAAGCCCCGGGTTCGTGCCCTCTATTTTGAATACGGAAGTGTATGACGAGATTGTACAGGTTTCCGACGAGGATGCCCTGAGTACAGTGCGGGCGATGGCGGCCAAGGAAGGAATCCTGATCGGCCCGTCCGGCGGCGCGGCGGTATGGACCGCCATGAGAGAGGCGGAAAGACTGGGCAGCGGTAAACGCGTGCTCTGCATTGCCCCGGATTCGGGGGAACGTTATCTGAGCATGGGTATTTTTTGA
- a CDS encoding TetR/AcrR family transcriptional regulator, protein MVRYKKSEEKRKQILFAAFQAIAGQGYDAVTLQTIADSAKVSKGVVHYYFESKEAVLVELLSWLTGKIYEKEAAAVSEKSNAADKMYAYIDSVFVSPEKNRDFYRVYLDFLARASRSAAYREINSRFYDNCARISAEIVELGQREGVFDTRLSARETAPVIRSIIDGCLIQWLMNGQDELHSVYRDYCRKAVMKLLTSETGEKS, encoded by the coding sequence ATGGTCCGTTACAAAAAATCCGAGGAAAAACGCAAGCAAATTCTGTTCGCCGCCTTTCAGGCCATCGCGGGTCAGGGATACGATGCGGTGACGCTTCAGACGATCGCGGACAGCGCGAAGGTCAGCAAAGGCGTCGTCCATTATTATTTTGAGAGCAAAGAAGCGGTGCTGGTCGAACTGCTTAGCTGGCTGACAGGCAAAATCTACGAAAAAGAGGCCGCGGCGGTGAGTGAAAAGTCCAATGCGGCGGACAAAATGTACGCTTACATCGATTCTGTCTTCGTGTCGCCGGAGAAGAACCGCGATTTTTACCGGGTGTACCTGGATTTTCTGGCCAGAGCCAGCCGCAGCGCCGCCTACCGGGAAATCAACAGCCGGTTCTATGACAACTGTGCACGGATCAGCGCGGAAATTGTGGAGCTCGGCCAGCGTGAGGGCGTGTTCGATACCCGTTTGTCGGCGCGGGAGACCGCCCCGGTCATCCGCTCAATCATCGACGGCTGCCTGATTCAGTGGCTGATGAACGGACAGGACGAGCTGCATTCCGTATACAGGGACTACTGCCGGAAGGCGGTCATGAAGCTGCTGACTTCGGAGACGGGGGAAAAGTCATAG
- a CDS encoding DUF4265 domain-containing protein, with product MPDFMEFQLCFDEAGREIEILDVTRTGENEYRIEETPVFRPDLSLGDIIKVKEERGVYYYVETVRKSDYVKMVRLLSREAAQSLELASFKERVLKCGGIWETVFGGVLIIHVPKEVEKPLKAELGKIARTHGI from the coding sequence ATGCCTGATTTTATGGAGTTCCAGCTTTGTTTCGATGAAGCGGGACGCGAAATTGAAATTCTCGATGTGACCCGCACCGGCGAGAACGAATACCGGATCGAAGAGACCCCCGTGTTCAGACCGGACTTGTCCTTGGGAGACATCATAAAAGTGAAAGAAGAACGGGGCGTCTATTACTACGTGGAAACGGTGCGGAAATCGGACTACGTGAAAATGGTCAGGCTGCTCAGCCGGGAGGCCGCACAGTCGCTGGAGCTTGCCTCATTCAAAGAGCGGGTGCTGAAATGCGGCGGGATATGGGAGACCGTATTTGGCGGGGTGCTCATCATTCACGTCCCGAAAGAAGTGGAAAAGCCTCTAAAGGCTGAACTTGGCAAGATTGCCCGTACACACGGAATTTGA
- a CDS encoding SDR family oxidoreductase, with product MTQSENRGEEAVALVTGTSSGFGLLTAVKLAEKGFTVIAAMRDPSRKEDLERLAERSGVLDRLHVMRMDVTDSAGIEEAITEALTAYGRIDVLVNNAGYAAGGFVEEVPMEEWRRQLETNFFGLVAVTKAVLPAMRERRTGLIINIGSVSGLAAFPGFAPYAASKFAVEGFSESLRHEMSPFGVKVVLLEPGAYRTAIWNKGLSQISTSDGSPYQARLDAVLRYARKSADTAPDPQEVADLIGRIVQMRSPRLRYVLGRGSRLMIGGRNLLPWSWFERIVARALR from the coding sequence TTGACTCAATCGGAGAACCGGGGCGAGGAAGCCGTCGCTCTTGTCACGGGGACTTCCAGCGGCTTCGGACTGCTGACGGCGGTTAAGCTGGCGGAGAAGGGCTTCACGGTCATTGCAGCCATGCGCGATCCATCCAGAAAAGAAGATCTGGAGCGGCTGGCGGAACGGTCGGGCGTTCTGGATCGCCTGCACGTGATGCGCATGGATGTGACGGACTCCGCCGGGATCGAAGAGGCCATCACGGAAGCGCTGACCGCTTACGGCAGGATCGACGTACTGGTCAATAATGCCGGCTATGCGGCGGGCGGCTTTGTGGAAGAGGTGCCGATGGAGGAGTGGCGCAGGCAGCTCGAGACGAACTTTTTCGGCCTGGTCGCGGTAACGAAAGCCGTTCTTCCTGCGATGCGGGAGCGGCGGACGGGACTCATTATCAACATCGGAAGCGTCAGCGGCCTGGCCGCTTTCCCGGGCTTTGCACCTTACGCGGCTTCCAAGTTCGCGGTCGAGGGCTTCAGCGAGAGCCTCCGTCATGAAATGTCGCCGTTTGGAGTGAAGGTCGTTCTGCTGGAGCCGGGGGCATACCGCACCGCCATATGGAATAAGGGGCTGTCGCAGATTAGCACCTCGGATGGATCTCCTTACCAAGCGCGTCTGGATGCGGTCCTTCGTTATGCGCGCAAGTCCGCCGATACAGCACCCGATCCGCAGGAAGTTGCCGACCTGATCGGCCGCATAGTGCAGATGCGTTCGCCCCGCCTGCGCTACGTGCTCGGAAGAGGCTCCCGGCTGATGATCGGAGGCAGGAATCTGCTGCCGTGGAGCTGGTTCGAGCGAATTGTTGCCCGGGCGCTCAGGTAA
- the trpS gene encoding tryptophan--tRNA ligase, whose product MNQERVLTADRVTGKLHLGHYVGTLKNRTQLQYKYDTFIMLADVQALTTHFHQPGLIRTHLREIALDYLAAGIDPERATIFVQSMIPEIAELTQFYSMFVTVNSLRHNPTIKSEAQSGGGEEMYYGFLGYPVSQAADITFCKATIIPVGEDQLPLIELTRKVVRRFNELYRPVLTLPRALVGDTPRLVGTDGSAKMSKSLGNAILLDSSREELELKMRKAVTDPSRVRKGDPGHPDICPVYAYHCCFREEGVEEIGEECRKGVIGCAECKRRAVEAIAQLLEPMAERRAHYAARPKEVDDLLMSGTSRAREIARETMLEVREAMGLDYFAGSTQ is encoded by the coding sequence ATGAATCAAGAGAGAGTATTAACCGCGGACCGCGTAACCGGAAAGCTGCATCTGGGCCATTACGTGGGAACCCTAAAGAACCGGACCCAGCTTCAGTACAAGTACGACACCTTTATTATGCTGGCCGACGTTCAGGCGCTGACCACCCATTTTCATCAGCCCGGGCTGATTAGAACGCATCTGCGGGAGATCGCCCTGGACTATTTGGCGGCGGGGATCGACCCCGAGCGGGCGACCATCTTCGTCCAGTCGATGATTCCGGAAATCGCCGAGCTGACCCAGTTCTATTCCATGTTCGTTACCGTGAATAGTCTGCGCCATAACCCGACCATAAAATCGGAAGCCCAAAGCGGCGGCGGAGAGGAGATGTACTACGGATTTCTCGGTTATCCCGTCAGCCAGGCGGCGGATATAACGTTCTGCAAAGCGACGATTATTCCTGTGGGGGAGGACCAACTTCCCCTTATCGAATTAACCCGCAAAGTCGTCCGCCGGTTTAACGAACTGTATCGGCCCGTACTGACCCTGCCCCGGGCGCTTGTCGGCGATACGCCGCGGCTAGTGGGTACGGACGGGAGCGCCAAGATGAGCAAAAGTCTTGGCAACGCGATTCTTCTCGACTCCTCCCGGGAGGAGCTTGAGCTTAAAATGCGCAAGGCGGTGACAGATCCCTCGCGCGTACGCAAGGGCGATCCGGGACATCCGGATATTTGCCCGGTCTATGCGTACCACTGCTGCTTTCGGGAGGAGGGCGTGGAAGAGATCGGCGAGGAATGCCGCAAGGGCGTGATCGGCTGCGCGGAGTGCAAACGGCGCGCCGTGGAAGCCATCGCGCAGCTGCTGGAGCCGATGGCGGAGCGCAGGGCGCACTATGCGGCCAGGCCCAAGGAAGTGGACGATCTGCTGATGAGCGGCACGTCCCGCGCCCGCGAGATTGCGCGCGAGACGATGCTGGAGGTGCGGGAGGCGATGGGGCTGGACTATTTTGCCGGATCTACCCAGTGA